The Babylonia areolata isolate BAREFJ2019XMU chromosome 2, ASM4173473v1, whole genome shotgun sequence genome segment gtttttcttggacaGTACCCATGAAactgtgaaccccatgttattatggcatgtgtgctaatgacattaaacagtttcagtttctctttctgtgtgtgtctctctgtctctccccacaacGTCTCCATGCCTccactaccccttcccccacctttcCACCCTCTTACCAGCGGGGTTCTCTcaaaatcaggcatctgcttaggaacccccccccttcccctaccctcccacaaattccctcatccccacccatctctccccccgagtctctccaccccccttcccccactcttcctcccaACACCTTCCTACATTTGCTACCGACGAGGTTCTCTCAAGGCTTGACCAGCGCGTCAGATTTATGCGCAGGACAAGtatctcataaaaaaaaaagtatttaaacagtttcagttacagtttcaaaGAAGGGTCACGGCATGCGGACGTATCCATATAGATTTTGAAGCACATGCGTGGTGAATATGGATCAGTCTACACGCTTTGAcactctgaaagtgaaagtgcagACTGacaaaggagggtgtgtgtgtgttgtagcgtatatggatcagtccgcacgcttgaCACCCccctgaaagtgaaacaaacagaaagtacAAATTGAACAACGAGGGAGTGGTTTGGCGAATATGGATtaatccgcacgctttgacacaacCATGAAACTTTCTAAAAGGTTATAACGTTTCTGTTATCTTTTAGTGCtttttgaaattttattttaacCCCATTTTCGACAGAACTGTCAAGAAATCCTCCTTTCAAGACATGCTTTCAAATTATGTCAAAAGTTCACAGTTCTGTGGATAAGCACAGACCTTTCCTGTGTGGTTCCGATATCACAATCCACTTGCTTTGACGCcgcattgaaactgaaaccgaaagtgagacagaaactgaaaccgaaagtgaaacggaaacggaaaccgATAGTTAAACAGGAAGTACGGACTGACCGATGAGGGGCAGGACGTCGGAAGTGGGGGGCATGCTCTCGGTGACGAGCATCATGAAGACGGTCATGGAGAGCAGGGTGGTGATGCCCATCGTCACCTTCTCGCCGCTGTCGCTGGGGATGTAGAAGCCCAGCAGGGCCACCAGCGTGATGAGGATGCAGGGCAGCACCATGTTGAAGATGTAGAACAGCGGCCGCCGCTTTATGATGATGTAGCACGTCACGTCCGGGTACGGCTCCTAAAAGAACAAacaatggacaacaacaacaactactacaacatcaAAAAGCCGTGGAGTTTAAACTCATTGAGCCTTACTCCCGAGCATCAAAAATTGTCTGATTGAAATGGTTTTCACATTTCTACATAATTTATGCTTGAACCGTCATAAAGAaatggaactaacttctacattaTTTCCGGATGAGTCCCGTAAAGAAAGGGAAATGTCTTCTACAATATTTCGGGATGTGTCCCGTAAAGAAATGGCACTAACTTCTACAATATTTCGGGATGTGTCCCGTAAAGAaatggaactaacttctacaatATTTCCAGATGTGTCTGGTAAAGAAATGGCACTAACTTGTAAAATATTTCCGGATGTGTCCCGTAAAGAAATGGAACTAACTTTTACAatatttccggatgtgtccaaACGTAATATGGAGGAAAACATTCATTTTActgcggttttgttttgttcttttcgcaTCAGTATGGCAcggaagcctcctgaggttgtaAACTCCTCAGAGTCGAATGAGTTAACGACCTATAGCTGGGGCcctcaaggtcaagttgttcggcgCTGTAGTCTTAGGTAACTGGACAACAAATAGCATTGAATATGATTTATACCTCTTTACCGCTGCTGACTGATATGCTCGTCAATGAAGGGCTTGAGCATGCACGTCACGTTCTTCTAACTTGGTATCGGAGCCTGGTGTTTTAttgaagagtggagatttctacCACTTTCCAGATCAACGCATGTGCTTGACtttttagtgcctgaacccagtTCGCGTGTACATGCACGCAGAACATCAGATATATGTATTTTAATGATCATGTGACCCACATCAGAGTTCGGTGGgggtatcttcttctttctcaactctgtgaagagttattGGGGCGCCgcgcagaagaactgttcaccagattcctccaggtctgtcggttgtgtgtcaaagccttggtCTCTACAAATGGTTTTCCTTTCCATTCTGCATTCTCCATTTCGTTTCTGAACtactgtcagcagatcttcacaaGGTCCTGCGTGCTGCTTGATGGTCCGGCGCACTTGCTCGcaggtgatgtgatcagtgtatctgatgtttagcatCTTACGATAACATCTCGTTTCCATGGTTTGAATTCTTTTCTCCAAATCCGCCGTGggggtccatgtctcgcatgcaAACAGGAAGACGGAGTATACCAGTGCAcgcaggagtctgatcttgtgttcCATGGAaacactgttgctgttgctgtcctcCCATATATGTTTCAATCTGGACAGTACTGATGTTGTCTTTTCTGTCCTTGAGagggtgggttatgggaacacaTTGATACCGCGACAAGAAATGTGCAGCAAGTTGTAGGCAGTCAGCCGTGAACCTTATCCTTGGATGAGTATGTTTCACTTTGTACTCTAAAATGATGTTGGGGGAGAGGCgatagaagggagggagggagggaggaggagaagaagaagaagaagaagaagaagaagaagaagagtgagagagagagaggattgtatAACAAATCAGGTTTAGATGGTTTGTGATACTGTACCGGGTcagaagaccccccacccccgaccccatcaataaaaaagaaaaaagaagaagaaaaacaaaccccacGCTTTTGatatatctctccccctccctctttcttccttctctctctctctctctctctcttgcttccttctctccccctcctccctcttctccatcaGAGATGGGTCCTCTCCGAACAAAGACATGTCTGGCATTCAGTCGTCAGCCTCAAGGCtgaagttctttctttctttctttttttcccctcctccttgtcctccctcCTATCCACGCCCCTCTCCTCTgtgtccactctgtctgtctcaacagtCTCTCTGCTTGATAGTCCCTCTTCCCAGCACTACCCCTCCACTGCCACCCTTcgctatctctttttttttatatctgtattTTAATCATTTCCGTCTTCTTGGATAcatttatcttctcttttttgtagAGTTTTCCCCCCTTCTACTTCAGCAAGGAGGCGCGTACGGTATGTAGGTCTACTGTCATGTAGTGTGTGGAGTATTCCATGAAGTATAGTATAGACTATTCTTCGCACAATGCGAAAAGTTGGGCCACAGTTGTAGATTGTTATAGCCTGTCGTTATATTTGATACTGAAGTGGTTGTGCCCTTTTTCAATGTACTTTTATAATGTGCTCTGTTGATTACGAAAACACGTTTTCTTTTTAAAgtacgaaaagaagaagacgaaagaaagggaagaaaggagggaaggaagaagaagaagaagaagcagaaggagaagaaaggagaaggaagaggaggaggaggaagagaagtagtagaagaagaaatagtagttgtagtggcagcaacaacagcagcagcatgaacaacaatagtggtagtagtagtagtaatagaaacagcagcagcaattgtATTATTACTGCTAGtagagtagtaggaggagtagcagcagtagtagtagcagttgtagtagtaatagctgttgttgttgttgctgtggtagtagtagtagcagtagcagtagcaatagaagaaggaggaggagaagagaaagaagaagaagaagaaaacgacacgATAGTTCAAAGATCAAACCGTGCCCACTGGTGCAACGTACACTTAGATGTAATTTTGTTCGCATGCAGTgtttcttaaaaacaaaacaaaaccccgcAAACTTTGACAAGAAGTTCTTCTAACCACCACACGCTATATGTTTATCGAGGAAAGTTCTAACCACCACACGCTATATGTTTATCGAGGAAAGTTCTAACCACCACACGCTATCAGTTTATCGAGGAAAGTTCTAACCACCACACGCTATATGTTTATCGAGGAAAGTTCTAACCACCACACGCTATATGTGTATCGAGGAAAGTTCTAACCACCACACGCTATATGTTTATCGAAGAAAGTTTTAACCACCACACGCTATATGTTTATCGAGGAAAGTTCTAACCACCACACGCTATATGTTTATCGAGGAAAGTTCTAACCACCACACGCTATATGTTTATCGAAGAAAGTTTTAACCACCACACGCTATAAGCTTATCGAGGAACGGGACCGCAAATCAACACTACCCCCAAAAGTACTGGTTGCACCTCGTTATCAAAGTTGTCTGGTCAGTTCTTGTGGGCTTAAATGCTGGTCACATTGTCTTAAGATGTGATCATCAGTACGATgatctttctccgtctgtctgtctgtctgtctttcaatcgctactgtctttctctcgctgctTTGGAGCTATCTATGACAGCACACTTACAATAACAAAACCCaagtatttctgtctctctatgtctctccccaagccccccaccccttcaccccctctctctccccaacctcctcccctctacctcccccatctccctcgcTTACTCTAGCTCTCAGTTGCTCGCTTTCTTCTTTCTACTTCAGACAAATTATGAGGAAGTGATATTCATTTAGTCACCCGTCAGTAAGCACACTGATGttcgttttttttaatgcaatctttgttttcttcctcatATCAAAGTGATGTTTTCAAAACAAATGTCATTATCACGCACGCGAGCTCCCATCACCATCCCACTCCgcccccttcaacccccacccccccacctcctcccccccgcccccacctccctactGACAAGGACAGAAAAGGCCAAATCAAGAAACTGTTCCCACTTtcgacttctctccctctccatcgaTGTCTGCCTTATTTCTTTTACAGCTTCATTTCCAtgtatcctctctccctctgtcactctctctctctttctctccggaaGCGTGTGAATGAATTTATTTATTCCCGAATGCCTGTTCGCGTGACCGTGTGTAGGGAGTTCAAATGATCATGGTAATTAATTACATGAGGTGAGTTCAcaagtatgttttgtttttccccgccCTCTTGACTGAAGGGCAATATAACCTCTGAATGGACAATAGAAAAAATcctttgtcatctctctctctctctctctctctctctctcacgcaccagaccctgccccccaatGTCCCcacccttcccatgtgtttgtataatggcctgaggacGATGTAcagtaaaccatttgtcttgtcctctctcctctctctctctctttcatcctgaTAATGGCGAagttgatcatgataatgatgataactttAGTTTGAACGATGTGTTTCAGTCGAAAGAATTTAATCTGTTGTCAGAAAATTGAGGAATCacaaagctgctgctgctgacggaaTCATGGGTGAGGTGTGTTCAACAATTACATGCACTCGTAAATGTAATTTTGTAATAGACTTCCTGGTGAGGTTTTACAAGCATTTATTCGAAACATTTATAGGGATTTATCCTGAAACAATCAGTTGCTATTCCATTGTATGAAAAAAGGTGATCCAGTCAATcactataattatatatgtgtaaaACGTTTACAAGGCGAAGTGCTTTTGTAGCAGCAGGAACATCGTGTGTCAACTGGTACGCGACTTTCATTTCTCAACGTATACATATCCCCCTTCTGAACGGTTATTGCTTTtatacagaacccccccccccccccccgaatcatCTGAATCCGGGTCTTGATGTTTTCcttatttgtctctttctttcctttgcacCCTCaatctctttttgtctttcccaAACACCCTCCATACAAACAACTCCCCTCCCTAAAATaatcaaaaaccaaaccaaacaaacaaacatccacccccacaaacacacacacacacacaacaacaacaacaacaacaaccagcccactcactcatcaacacacacacacacacacacacacacaaacccacccatctccacacatacacacacacacacaaacccacccatccacacacacacacagacacacacacatcaccaccacctcataCACCCCTacatcttcccccacccacccacaccccataaCCCCTCCTCCCAAAAGACCCCCcccagccctcacccccccccccccacacacaccctctctcccccccccccctcccgccctcacaAAACTCACCTTACAGCAGGAGTAGAACCTCTCGTTCCTCACCACCGTCATGGAAGCCAGCTCCCACTCACTGTTGGGCACGTAGTTGGAGACGTCTCCCTCCTCGCTGTTGATGATCAGGTTGATCTGGAAGCCGTCGTAGGTCCAGGAGGCGAACCACATGGAGCAGTTCTGCCAGTCGAAGGGGAAGTAGCGCACGTTGATGGGGCAGGAGGACTTGAAGATGATCATGCACATCCACGTCACGTTGCCGTCATTGGTGACGATGACGTTGCTGCTGATGGAGGAGAAGTGTGACGACACGTCGGCgctgaaaacgagagagagagagagagagagagagagaaaggggggaagaaaagaatgtgtgtgtgtattgtggtggtggggggagggcttGGGGTTGGCGGAtcggaatagtgtgtgtgtgtgtgtgtgtgtgtgtgtgtgtgtgtgtgtgtttgtatttgtttgtttgtttgtgtgtgtgtgtgtgtgtgtgtgtgtgtgtgtgtgtgtgtgtgtgtgtgtgtgtgtgtgtgtgtgtgtgtgtgtgtgtgtgtgtgtggattgtgtgtaggcgcgcgcgcgcgcgagcgcacgtatTCGAGAGGATCATTGTACTCGACGTCTTCTGACACATATACCTCAACACATGCCGAGCATCCTAGATTTATTTTGTTGTACTTGTTTTTCTCCAGAAGGGTGTACTCACTTGTTGTAGAGTAGTATATCAGGCCTCCAGACTTCCTCGAACGGTAGTCTGATGACCCGGATGCCGCCATATTTGTCCGGGTCCCATTGTAGCCCAGGGTCTGTCCAGATCTGAATATTCACAACAGTGAtgagtctttttttcccccttcaagtGACTGTgagagttttttttgggggggggggatgagtatACGGGTCTGGGGAATATGTGTATGTTGACGTGACTCAcatacggacacagagagagagagagagagagagtaagagagaagggggggggagaaagagacagagagagagaggtgaaacagagagagatggagagagagggagagagagtgtgtgagagagagggggagagagagaaagtgagagagagaaggttgaagagagacagagagagagagagagacagagagagagagagagagagagagagagaaagagagagagagagagaacaatcaatTTTTTCAAAAAGCACATCAGTACCAAAGAGATAAATAGCAGAACAACAATGAGCGAACACGCACCTGGTTTAACCAGCAATTGGTGGTCAGAATCTGGTTTTTCATGTCCTGCAAACACATCGTAACACTTATTGATTCTTTGTGTTTCATTCATAAATGGCGCGTGAAGTATAGATGTTATGGacgatgcgcgcgcgcgtatgtttgcgtgtgcgcgcatggtaggaacagagagagagagagagagagagagagagtgatagagacagtgagaaagagatatgAAGGGGAAGACGAGACagatgcaaacagacagagaaagagacgatgaagaataaagacaacaacaacaccaacggtAAACGGTTGATtgcaatcattctctctctctctctcactctctctcactcactctgtgtgtgtgtgtgtgtgtgtgtgtgtgtgtgtgtgtgtgtgtgtgtgtgtgtacttcaaaGAAAGAATAAGCACTTGTCTGAATCACCCTGTAGTGAGTAGTCAATAAACCAACGAGAAGAGCTGTGCTTACACTTGAttgattcttgttgtttttatctctgtttgtgtgagtggcgctgtgaactgtttttttttccctctgtataAAAcaagttgattgattgattcattcacaaTGCAGACAGGGGTGAGATGAAGTTTTGATGGAGTGAGGTAAAAGTCGCAGAGTGAGGCAAAATCTTCATGAATAACACACATAATAAGATGTGGGAGGTAAAAGATGTGGGGATTGAGGTGAAAGCTGCAAAGATAGTGAGGTAAAAGATGTGGGGATTGAGGTGAAAGCTGCAAGAATAGTGAGGTAAAAGATGTGGGGATTGAGGTGAAAGCTGCAAGAATAGTGAGGTAAAAGTTGTAGGGATTGAGGTGAAAGCTGCAAGAATAGTGAGGTAAAAGATGTGGGGATTGAGGTGAAAGCTGCAAGAATAGTGAGGTAAAAGTTGTGGGGATTGAGGTGAAAGCTGCAAGAATAGCGAGGTAAAAGATGTGGGGATTGAGGTGAAAGCTGCAAGAATGGTGAGGTAAAGGTTGTGGGGATTGAGGTGAAAGCTGCAAGAATAGTGAGGTAAAAGATGTGGGGATTGAGGTGAAAGCTGCAAGAATAGTGAGGTAAAAGATGTGGGGATTGAGGTGAAAGCTGCAAGAATAGTGAGGTAAAAGATGTAGGGATTGAGGTGAAAGCTGCAAGAATAGTGAGGTAAAAGATGTGGGGATTGAGGTGAAAGCTGCAAGAATAGTGAGGTAAAAGTTGTGGGGATTGAGGTGAAAGCTGCAAGAATAGTGAGGTAAAGGTTGTGGGGACTGAGGTGAAAGCTGCAAGATTGTTGAGGTAAAGGTTGTGGGGATTGAGGTGAAAGCTGCAAGAATAGTGAGGTAAAAGATGTGGGGATTGAGGTGAAAGCTGCAAGAATAGTGAGGTAAAAGATGTGGGGATTGAGGTGAAAGCTGCAAGAATAGTGAGGTAAAAGATGTAGGGATTGAGATGAAAGCTGCAAGAATAGTGAGGTAAAAGTTGTGGGGATTGAGGTGAAAGCTGCAAGAATAGTGAGGTAAAAGATGTAGGGAATGAGGTGAAAGCTGCAAGAATAGTGAGGTAAAAGATGTGGGGACTGAGGTGAAAGCTGCAAGAATAGTGAGGTAAAAGATGTGGGGACTGAGGTGAAAGCTGCAAGAATAGTGAGGTTAAAGTAAACGTTGCACGAATGAGACACAATCTGCAGGAATAGTGAGGTAAAGGTAAAAGTTGCATGAATGAGACACAATCTGCAGGAATAGTGAGGTAAAAGATGTAGGGAATGAGGTGAAAGCTGCAAGAATAGTGAGGTAAAAGATGTGGGGATTGAGGTGAAAGCTGCAAGAATAGCGAGGTTAAAGTAAACGTTGCACGAATGAGACACAATCTGCAGGAATAGTGAGGTAAAGGTAAAAGTTGCATGAATGAGACACAATCCGCAGGAATAGTGAGGTAACAGTTGCAGGAAGGAGACACAATCCGCAGGAATAGTGAGGTAACAGTTGCAGGAAGGAGATACAATCCGCAAGAAAAGTGAGGTAAAAGTTGCAGGTGTGAGATAAAATCTGCAAGGAATAGTGAGGTAGGTTTAAGTCGCAGCAGTGAGGCAAAAAAAGTTACAGGGGCGAGGTAAAAACTGCAGGGTTGGCGTAACAGTTGCAGGAGTGAGGTAAAAGTCGTAGGGGTGAAGTAAGAACTGCAGGAGTGGGGTAAAAGCTGCAGGAGTGAGGTGAAACATACAGGAATAAGTTGAGAGATGCAGTGGGGGAAAGTTGCAGGAGTGAAGTAAAAGTTGCAGGAGTGAGGTGAAATCTGCAGGAGGTAAAAGCTACATGACTGACGTGACAGTTACAGGAGTGAGGTAAAACTACAGGAGTGAGGTTAAATCTACAGGAGTGAGGTGAAATCTACAGGAGTAAGGTTAAATCTACAGGAATGAGGTGAAATCTACAGGAGTCAGGTGAAATCTACAGGAGTGAAGTAAAAGTTGCAGGAGTGAGGTGAAATCTGCAGAAGGTAAAAGCTGCATGACTGACGTGACAGTTGAAGGAGTGAGGTAAAAGTTGTAGGGGTGAAGTAAAAACTGCAGGAGTGGGGTAAAAGCTGCAGGAGTAAGGTGAAATCAACGGGAATAAGTTGAAAGAGCAGGTGGAAAAGTTGCAGGAGTGAGGTAAAATCTGCAGGAGTGAGGTAAAATCTGCAGGAGTGAGGTAAAATCTGCAGGAGTCAGGTAAAACTGCAGGAGTGAGGTAAAATCTGCAGGAGTGAGGTTTTTTTAAAACTGCAGGAGTGAGGTAAAAACTGCAGAAGTGAGGTAAAACTGCAgaagtgaggggaaaaaaaaactgcaggcgtAAGGTAAAAACTGCAGGAGTGAGGTAAAAACTGCAGGGGTGAGGTAAAAGTTACGGTCCATTCACCACGTCGATAATCTGAGCCAAAGCCACGCCCAGGGTGACGTTGAGGGAGTGCGTGTGGTTGCGGGAGGGACGCACGCGCTTGTCGTACCCCGCTAGAACGTCACGCACCAGGCGGTACTCGTTGTCGTCACAGCTCACTGCACGTGGAATCAATACCATGTCGCTTATAGTCCGTGCAGCAGTCAcacatgaatgaatcaatgaatgaatgaaagaatgactagataaatagacagacagacagtcagatagatagatagacatgtgaataaataaataaatgaaaaaaaatagataagtgagccatttttttttacagacaaataaataaataaataaatagtaatgaGATAAAGGCAAATGAATACAGACAAATAagtagatgaataagtaaatgaatgaatgaatgaatgaatgaatgattgaatgaattaatgaatgaatgataataaaataaaaacatgaataaaTGGAAAATTAACTAAATACTTCAATCAGCACATAAGCAATTGTATcaagacaaatgaatgaatgaatgaataaatgaatgaatgaatgagcccTATCCATCAGAAATAAGAACCAAATAATAACATTAACAAACAGTcgaacagtaacaacaagaaaaacaagagaggcaaggccttcaagactcacttgtgataaattaagtcccctagcattaattacagagtaatttcccttttttactatctgcaccaaaacgtttgcaaaataaataaaaattccatgcttagcaaaagaagttcctgtttgaacaaaaaatgataataatgactcctcttgttattgtgtcagaataagaggtcaaagtgccaagtttagagaatacaaaaaaatataaatataacagtaaatgcagtttgcatataattaggcttctttttataattttttgtgtgcccatcccagaggtacaatattgttttaaacaagatgactggaaagaactgaatttttcctatttttatgccaaatttggtgtcaactgacaaagtatttacagagaaaatgtcaatgttaaagtttaccacggacacacagacacacggacacacacacacacacacacacacacacacacacacacacacacacacacacacacacacacacacacacacacagacaaccgaacaccgggttaaaacataaactcactttgtttacacaagtgagtcaaaaatgaaagtgAAAATGCAAAAATTCAAAGACAcaaaggcgcgcgcacacacacacacacacacacagtcagtcagtcactcactcacgtacaaataaagagaaagatagacacagacatccacacagacacaaacagacaaacacacacacacacacacacacacgcacacatacatacatgcgtgtgtgtgtgtgtgtgtgtgtgtgtgtgtctgtgtgtgtgcgtgtgtgtgtgtgtacatgtgtgtgtatatgtgtgtgtgtgtgtgtgtgtgtgtgtgtgtgtctgtgaacaggGACATGGCATGaaacttttgattttgttgttgttttattttgttttttgtttttgattcttgTTCTGACCCCCTCCAAGTCCTGTTTTACAGGATGGGATTCACAATCAGCGTGGATGGGAAATATCAAAATACATTTAATGAAAAACGTGTTTTCAACATTTTTCTACTCACTCGGTGAAATGTTTGATGTGACTCCGTGCATcgttgtgcgcttgtgtgtgtgtgtgtgtgtgtgtgtgtgtgtgtgtgtgcgcgcgcgcgagcgtgtgtgtacgtgtgtatgtgtgtgtgtgcgtgtttgtttgtttgtgtgtgtgtgtatttgtgtgtttgtgtgcatgcgtgcgtatcaATGCAAGCCCTTGGACGCTGTCCAGGTAGTCAGAGATGCGGTCTACACATCCTGTGTTTTAGTGGCGCTGAATCATGTTCGCTGTGATTAGCttcacaaacatttttttgttttgtttttaatgtctgtctataactgtgtgttgtgtgttttttctggagGCCAGTAACAGGAGTGCTGAAGATCGTTCAGACATCGTCACAGTGTGCAGTGTtcaagatcccccccccctcaccctccctggaccctccccacacacaccaaccgcaacacaaaaaccccaaacaacacacacacacacacacgcacgcacgcacgcacacacacacacagatgataatgataaaatataatTAGAAATtgtgtttggggagagagagagagagagagagagggagatgaagagaaaaagagacagagacagagaggaacttgcgactccgagagagagagagagtgagaaagagagagggagaaagagatagagagagggagagagaaagagagagagagggagagagagggagaaagagagagagggggagggagagagggagaaagagagaaagagagagaggagaagagagagagagggagagagagaggagaaagaaagagagagagagagaaagagagagggagaaagagaaagagagagggggagaaagagagagagagggagaaagagagggggaagagagagagagagagagggagatagagagaaagggggagaaagagagagagggagaaagagagagagggagatagaaagagaggaagaaagagagagagaaatggagagagaaagaggagagagagagagagagagggaatcagatagatacaaagaaagagaaggcgacagacagagagacggaaaaatATCAAgtaagacagactgagacaggaaagggagagaaagagagggtggggaaacaTTTACACCAatttatgcacgcgtgtgtgaattagtgtgtgtgtgtgtgtgtctgtccgtatgtacgtacgtgcgcgcacacatgcttattcatacatgcatatgtgcgtCTATAATGTGTATTACGTCTGCCCTTACGCATAACATAAtgaaatacagtttcagtttcagtttcagtagctcaaggaggcgtcactgcgttcggacaaatccatatacgctacaccacatctgccaagcatatgcctgaccagcagcgtaacccaacgcgcttagtcaggccttgagaaaaaaagaaaagaaaaaaaaagatagatagataagcgtacat includes the following:
- the LOC143276956 gene encoding neuronal acetylcholine receptor subunit alpha-10-like — its product is MGTGWISVDLLVAMITVIYSVSCDDNEYRLVRDVLAGYDKRVRPSRNHTHSLNVTLGVALAQIIDVDMKNQILTTNCWLNQIWTDPGLQWDPDKYGGIRVIRLPFEEVWRPDILLYNNADVSSHFSSISSNVIVTNDGNVTWMCMIIFKSSCPINVRYFPFDWQNCSMWFASWTYDGFQINLIINSEEGDVSNYVPNSEWELASMTVVRNERFYSCCKEPYPDVTCYIIIKRRPLFYIFNMVLPCILITLVALLGFYIPSDSGEKVTMGITTLLSMTVFMMLVTESMPPTSDVLPLIGIYYGMTIFIVSFATGMTVFTLNIHHKGVRGSEVPALIRLICFRFLARLFCIRVDTSTSSSASVLDDAVLWRVLQKIQQTIERNEMRVLEQDKRDVIKLEWQQVAQIADRVLLLCFVTATVTITGVVLFQAPDLEA